The genomic segment CAGAgagccccccgcccacccctacCCCAGAGTAGTGTGCAACATGCACAAATAAATTAGTGGTTACTGTTGGGAGACTTGAGACATGTTAGGTGGGCAAGTATGGACGTTAGCGATGAGGTAGCCATGCAGACGACACTTTGgcgtagacaaaaaaaaaaaaaaaagaacggaaaCGGCGTACTGGAGTACAGAAGCGGATATGCCGAGTGTGTGCGGTTGGCCGGGACTAAGGAACCTTACCGTGCTCTCCTCTAGAATGGAGTTAAACTTTGAGCCCAACAGCTCTGTCTTAAGCTGTGCAGGAGTTAAGGGAGAGAAGAAACAAAcagaagaagggggggggggggggggggaagaaacccccccccccccccgcagagaAGCGATGAAAGCAAGAAACTGTGTTTCCAAAAGGTtcatggtgggggggggcgggggggggtgttctcgtCACGTGTACagggttgtgtgtgtgggggtcgggggggggggggcgacgacgACCACTCGTTTGACTTAACATCTTACTTCGCGTCATCGTGAGAGTCATCGGCATGTCTCACCACTTTCTTCCTCAGATTTTGTTTGTCCTTCTTGACCGCGCTGTAGTACAAAGCAGGGTTCTCCAGGACCACGTCCTGTCTAGGGAAGCCATTCTCTCTGGggtgggacgggggggggggggggggggggcgaagtcACATGATCAAACTCGGACCTCGCCGCTAAAACGCAGGGCGACACGCAAAGCCTTTCCCATCCATTTTGAAACTGACAAGTGCCGTCGGGTTATGCTGAATGCCGCGGTTATGACGTGGGTTTAGTCACGGGGAGGGGTgggtggagagggggggggggggcgtgtatcATTTAGTGGGGATTTAGAAGCTTGTCATTTGAGTCCGAATAAAGCAACATAGTGGATTGAGCAAGAGGTGAGAGAAGCTGAGTGAGTGCAGGGAGTCATGCCTGCAGAATTTTTATATAGCAtgttgtttggaatgtgggaggaaacccgagtacccggagaaaagccacgcgggcattgggttgtttttttcacgccccccccctcccatctcatctctcaattatttttttctccacgctGCACTGATGTCAACGTTCATAAGAATCAACACCTCATAGACCCACGACAAAATCGTTCCAGAAGATTCGATACTCTCAGAACTGCAaagctgtcacgtcccgtgcccgccagcaggtggcgggcttttccctccgccaactgcacacctgtccgtaatttcgggttgattatctgcctttattaagaggctccggcagtccactcactgccggagaattccacgccgtgccattgttctctcgcgctaaAACATCTAGAGTTAATTTCTCGTTGCCTTCTAGCCTTGTGGCCGTTTATCTTGCGTTCTCTCTAGTCCCAAAATTGTCTATTTAGTCCATAGTCTCatcagaccttcctcgccttttgtttttctgcgagcgttttctgtcgtttccttatttcttccctggtccttatttgaccagcgttttttgttcctgtttccctgtcgggctctttctgttcgttattaaagactttttgtgttcatacaaaatcatttcgtgtctgctttacctggggatccacctcgttattttgttgtgcacgaggcaaTCTTtgatcgcctcgggcacaacgtgacaaaagcaCGTTCTTCTTTTTCAGTTCCCGTTTTTGAAACGGGCTCGGTGTCCCAAGTCTTGTGTCCTAACTTGGCTTTAAGCTCAATGTTGGGTTCACATAGGTTACTGATGCGCAAAGTCTGAATCGAGGCAActggagtccccccccccccacaagtgCTTCTACTTGACCTGCGGTGAGAACTCGGCACGACTCTGTaccgaaaaaataaaataaaaatctgaattcGTGGACCATTGCACCCCTTAGCGTATAGCGTTAGTGTTTCATCATCTTCAACCCCTAGCAGGAAATTGGCAAGGATCCGATACTCACGTCCACGCCAATCAATGTGTCAGTGTTGTTTTAGAATGGATGACAAGGCTTAGGTGTTGACTTGGATTTACACATCTCTTTGTCGTTCCTCCTCCGGTACTTACTTCTTGTTATTGTGGCCCACGTATCTCACTGCCGCAATGATGAAGGCAATGACCGCCACTCCGCCGATTGTGCCCACGATGACGGCCATCAGGTACTTCTCTGGAATGAACGCGAGGCAGTGTTACGGTGAGGGTGGGATTTAACGATAAAAATAGTTGCCGCGGCGGGAATCGATGTTGTGACTGTATTTCAGTAGATTCCTTAACGACACACGACATGGACACCTAAAAACTGTCAGCTTACTCCATTCAAAAATTCTCCGTCGTAaacatatacagtgaaactcctctacaatgaaacctacatgggtaaaagtaccccctagtgtgaagtTTTcgtgcatgaaagccattcccacttttctgctccccctacgatgaaaagtccccctgttccgttatCCGAAAAAATGTTCTCTTCTCTTGCCTTGTaaagagattcactacaatgaaaacaagccttccgcaaaagtctaatccaatgtcagcatgccacagcgacctctcCTGCTTCGTTcagaaatggcaacagcaaccaccacacaggTTTTCACATGCGCAGTACTCCAGGAAGTATTTATTCacgttagtttcagacgcagcacaaatgttacattgctaaaatggctataaaacggacctttgccgaccaaggagtgaagaaaagcattcacgcttgaagacagaataaaagtaataaaaatgaaagatggaggaggcAAAgcaaaagacattatgcaagaaattgatggaagtgaaagtgaatgctgatcataaattttgcaatttctttcccgttttgttttcctttctacaccggctatatgaagtgtcaaataagtgtatgctcatatttatgcactacgtattggaataaaaataaagagtatacacatacgttgtgtgtgtgtgtttacatccgagataaaatttgctacagtgaaaagccccctgttgtgaaaaatttcttgctgcaaacgggattttgttgtagaggagtttcactgtggaTGTTGCGGCTAGGCAAGATGTATTTTCTTCACGTTATCGTAGCCAATGTACAGTGTGTTTCGTAAATAGGCTCACAACGTTAGCAATGCTATTGTCGTACGTTTCCGTGGCATTGAGGCCTTTTAATAGAGTACAGCATGTGAGTACTTGTGCCACTCACTCTCCTGCTGCAGCTCCAGGATGACGCTTTCTCTGCCGTACACGTTGGAGATGCTGCAGTGGACGTTGACGGCAGGGCCGCCGTCGCCGGTCCGCTCGCCCTTCTCCCGTAGTTTGATCATGCCAGTGGACGTCTGACCGTCCGTGTGCGTGTAGAAGTTGTAGCGGCCCTCCGTCTCGTTGATTGTGACGTTCAAGTCGGGCAAGTGGAACTCGATGGTGGGCTCGGGGTTCCCCGAAGCCACGCAGACGCACTGGACGCCCTCCCGCACCACCGTGCATTTGGACTCGGCCAGAAGAatgggagcatctggcggaaaaggacacgggggggaaaaatattGTCGGGGAAAATGCTCGGGGGCGTCAAACAGAACATCCGACTGGGATTTGTCGTCCCACTCACACTCCACGGTGATGTTCAGGGAGCTGCTGGCACGGCCGTGCTCGTTCTCAGCCAGGCAGCGGTATTGGCCGTCACCCTGCGGCGTGATGCCGTCAAGCTCCAGCACGGACATCTCGTCGGCGGTGATGGCGCCCACCAGCTCGCCGTCCTTTAGCCAGGTGAGGGTGGGCGGCGGGCTGCCCTGAGTGCTGCAGTACAGCGTTAGCGAGGCGCCCTCCAGCACGGTCAAGGAGTCGTTGACGACTGGTTCGCGGGGAGGGTCTGAAATGTCAAATcgtgattgtaaagtgtcagaaagtggaaaaaacaaagcaaaagaagAAACGAAGATGAAAATTGTCCTTCCCGAGAGGGTTGAACAAAACTCACACTTGACGGCCAAGTAGAGTGACGTATTCATGGCGCCGTAGCCGTTGTCGCCGACGCAGGTGTAGACGCCTTCCTCCGCCGGTGTCACGTCATCCACGGTGAGCGATAGGTTGGATGCCGTGTCCCACAGCAGTTCCTGATCTCCAAACTTCCAGGAAATCCTGGAAGGGGGGTTACTGTCCACTTCGCAGTGCAGCGTCACCGAATTGCCTTCCATCACCTCCGAGGAGACGTTCACCCACACAGATCGGGGAGCGTCTGGTTAGATACAAAAAGAGGATTTTGCTTTTACCAAATATTAATATTACGAGTACATATTCGCAACATTTTTTGAAAgtattttgaaatatattttaattattattttattccaaGCAGGGGACGTGGGATGTTGTTTTTGGGTGGTGAACCAACCCCTTTTTTCAGTGGAGGTTAATCCgcctttttcaaatattttttttttggggggggtgaaaaaaatgtaaattaaatttATAATCATCCTCTATATGCAGATTTCCTCAATTCACGGGCCAGCCCGGTCCTTATCCCTCCCGTCATTTGAAGGGGTCCACTGTAGTGTAAGACAATAAGCCAAACCATACAGTGGTCCCTGAATTTTTAAGTGCCTctaaaactttgttttttttccctcaactcTAGTGAagtgatgtggaaaaaaaatatcactgcGCAAGTCCAACTGAGACAGAATTTTGGTGCCGTGGAGCACAAAATCCGCAAAGAGGTCAGTTAATAAAGAGCAAATGCTACACAAACTAAATATTAACCAAGATGAAAacctcaaatgaaaataaatgatgcTTCTACTGTGACTGCAAAAAAGATCTTTTCACcaggcagctttttttttgtacaagagCATTTCACTTGTTTGAAAAATTTGTTCTTAAACTTCTTTTCCTGTCCGATTGACACGATTTTTGCtacaatgaatgaaaacatgcttcatttgattacattttttgtatTGTAATCCCAGTTCTTGAaatatagcccccccccccaaaaaaaattgtgaatatgTGAAATCGCGACTCGTGAACCGTGATGGTAGTTTTAAACTTACACTTAATATCCAGAGAGACGAGTCTCTCGTAGACCAGCGTGGTGTTGGGGTAGTACACCCTGCAGCCCAGCAGTTGGCCATTGTGCACCGGCCTGGGGGTGAACACCAGAGTGCTGGACCGCACGGCGGTATTGCCCTCCTCAACGTCGTCGGCGCTGAACTCGGGGTCGGGCAGGTAATCTGTGTACATCCACTGGATCTCGGGGTTCATGTCGGGGCAGTTGTCGGGAGCGTGGCAGGTCAGCGTCAGGCTCTCGTCGCTCACAATCTCATCCGGGACGTCGATGTTGGGTTGCTCTAATGGAAGAAGTATACAGAGGAAGCTCTACTTACTCCATACGAGTAAGCTCTCCATACGAAATTTTTAAggtacgaaacgcctcaacaggaaaatattgccttttgttacaaaagaaatttcaagatacgaaaggtaaaaatacagtatgggcagcTAGTTGCAGCTCCGAGTTCCCTGAACGCAACATTcttagagctgctctgccattggctattagcaagcatcatcctggcatcccattggctaagaaggacctctactgtatgtgtctgtgtgcggagatagataaataggcatcctcgtcattcgcccaggaggtgttctgatagttttacgtaaatgcgaGTCACCTAGAAAAAGTGTaaaccagtcgggcgatcgctcactatgcagatgtttgccttggacattttcgaaggattgttaaaagccgataaAACCAAACGTCCTCGGAACAATTCTTGACAAAACTCCAGGGAAAAACCACtactgagagagaacatggactcaAGAGAGCAAAACACAATCAGGGtatagttaaaagttaaatgaccttttttttttttttttttacattatgcacatctctcatttattgtgcaattatctaattgtaacatgtatttattacatattttgatgtaattttaatgttttacaaaacatttatatttgaattttgggggggatttggaacggattagggcatttacatggaaaacttgCAAAAATTTTCAAGTTCAGAaatgtcttccagaaccaattaacttcgtaagtagaggtaccgatGCCGTACTCTATGACTTTGATGGTGCAAAGATACCTCATGTGGTTCAATATCTTGGCACacacaagtgtgtgtatgtataagcCTTTCAGGGTCAGCGGTTATGACAGTGGACAGATTCTGTTATCAGGTTACCCATATAGTGCGCCTCACCCAGAACTTTGAGATCAGCAAAGTCCGGAAAGGTGTACACGTTGGCCCCGCCGAGATCAGCGCGAAAGTAGTATCTCCCGGAGTGCTCCGGTCCAACACTGTTGATGAGCAGCGTGCAATTCCTCTGCTGCAGGTCGCCCAGCATCTTGGTGCGACCTTGGTAACTCTCGTGCACTACGTCCGTGCGGGTCTTGAACACCACAGGCGGGAAGAGCTGCGGGTAGGGCTGGCCGTAGTACCAGATGCCGTGGACGCCGCGGTACGGCCTGATCCCCGACGGGTACATGAAGGTGCACGGGATGACCACGCAGGTGTTGGTCATGGCCGAGATGTCCCGCGGCACCCAAATGTTCCACTGGGAGCTGACATCTTTTGAACGAGACATAAATCAGCAGAAAAGTCAACATCACACCGACGCAGCTACGCAGGTTTTTTTCCTGGAGATTGAATGTGCTTCGATCCAtaagtttgttttatttgacataATGGTAGAGTTTTTGAAGCTAGATAACACTTTGTCAACAGCACAAAATGTGCAAACATCATTTTCTATAGCTGACACCAACTCCAAAAAAAAttactatattttgttctttacTCTGGAATTGGGCTTCCTGGTGTTTATTAATTGTCAATTACTGGTTTTGTTCCAACTACACGGTTGAGGGGAAACCatgattggggaaaaaaaaaagggtgattcCTATTCCAGTGTTGACAAAGCTCTGGTTTAAAAACACGACGCAACTGTATGCTTGATAGTGATGACGTTCCAAGTATTTCTTACCATTGATGATTAGCAGGAGCGGTAAAAGCAGCGTCAAACACCACATGGCGTCCACTCCACACCTCTGTTAGTTCCAACACATGCATCATCGCCATCGGAGAAAATACATTGCAAATGTCAGTGAATCATTCCCGCCATCCcgcgctcatttttttttttctcaaaaagctTTGGGATTCAATTGAATGACATCTCGCTAGCACATCGAATACCTCGGAACGGTGATGATTCAAAGCAAACAGATGTTTGGTCGCGGAAAGTGCTCCAATGGTGGGTGTTTGCTCACACCCAGACGGCTTGACAACCTTCttctctacaaaaaaaaaaaaaaaaaaatagagacaaTAATTAGACAGGCtgacaaagcaaagaaaattcaGTGAAGAACAGCCATGACGAGGTCTTAAATTCTCTGAACCCTTTTGGGTGCCAGCGGTTACTCGAGGGAACAGCTATTCGAATGTTGTTTCCTCTTGGATTAATTCATCTTAATGACACTGTTGTGaggtcggcccggtagtccagtggttagcacgtcggctttgcagtgcagaggtaccgggttcgattccagctccggcctccctgtgtggagtttgcatgttctccccgggcctgcgtgggttttctccgggtgctccggtttcctcccacattccaaaaacatgcatggcaggctgattgaacactctaaattgtccctacgtgcgagtatgagcgcaaatggttgcttgtttctgtgtgccctgcgattggctggcaaccgattcagggtgtcccccgccgactgcccgaagacagctgggataggctccagcaccccccgtgaccctagtgaggatcaagcggctcggaagaatgaatgaatgaatgaatgactgacacTGTTGTGCATCGGCCAGTACAGTGGACCCTGATGTATGTTACCATCTAGTGCCATCGttacggcatttttttttccatgcataaATCCTGATGTCGGTTATCAtaatttgtgcatgaaatggttaaaTATGATTTTGACTGAGTATTTAACATGCATTCCAggtaaaaaaaccaaaaacaaagaccCCAAATTTAACAATGATAGGATACCTGGACCCAGTGGAGCTCGTGTGTCCAAATTTCCAGCTCAGACACCCCGAATGCCCCTAAAATGGTCGAGTTCCACACTATGAGAGCACTACCAGgcactatttttcttttctttcacatAATCCTTGAAATGATCTTCAAACTTTGACACCATGCTCTGCCAACATCGCACGGGCAAAAATGAGCTTCACGGTTTCGCATCAATCATCTGTCTAACTGCTGCCCACCAAATTCTGCGGCAATCGCTAAAACCCGGGTGCCGTCGCCGGAGCGCCGCTGATGGCGCTTCTCAAATAGCATGACCTCATATTTAGTCGCGATAGTGAGTTAGTTTGTCTCACCAagcacaggagaaaaaaaaaaatcctcgcctCAGTGGAGTCACTCATCATCGTGGCCGAAGCTCGTCCAATGAAAGCCTCGCACTGTTGACGCATCACATCGGCTTTGTTTAGATTACTGATGCCGTCTGTGCTTCACGGACAGTGAACCGGTGACGCACTAACAAACTATACtacatttttgtggaaaatatatCGTCCtgtattgtacaaaaaaaaaaaaaagtttcggcGGCGAGGAAAAGGAGGATTTATGCGTCACTCGGTGGCAGCAGCAGGCGGGTACAGATGGCAGGCCTGCGAGTGGATTTTGCAATGTTGAGCTCCGTGTTGAAAGCAGCTCAACATGTTGAGCTGTTGCTAAAAACAAAGTGGCTGCCCGACTTTGTGATCGGACTCGATTTCACATGCGTACTTTAGGTCGGGAGTCATAAACGAGGGAAATGATTCCAAATGACGTGTTCCATCCTGCATAACCACCGTgatcccaagaaatcggcaacatcggaactgaacgactataggcctgtcgccctgacgtctgtggtcatgaagtcctttgagcgccttgtgctgaaccacctaaagaacgtcactggacccctactggaccctctccagtttgcctaccgggcaaacaggtctgtggaagacgcagtcaacataggtctgcactacatcctcaagcacctcgacagcacagggacctacgcaaggattctgtttgtggatttcagctctgcgttcaacaccatcatcccggaactcctcacccctaaactactccacctcggtgtgtcccctgcgatctgccagtggatcctcagcttcctgatgggacggacacaacaggtgagactgggagcaacaacatcatcaatacgcaccaccagcactggagccccacagggatgtgtcctctcgccactgctcttctctctctacacaaacgattgcaccgcaacagatccagctgtcaaactcataaagttcgcagacgacaccacggtcatcggtctcatcaaagacggcgacgagtctgtgtaccgccaacaagtggagcagctggagctctggtgcggccgacacaacctcgggctgaacacgctcaagactctagagaatcacagtctcccaggacatgaagtgggaagtcaacaccatctccatcctaaaaagggcccggcagcggatgtacttcctgaggctgccgaggaagcatggcctgccacaggaggtgctacgacagttctacacggcagtcatcgaatcaatcctgtgttcttccatcacggtttggtttggggccgccacaaaaaaggacaaaatccgacttcaacggacagttaggacggcagaaaaaatcgttggcaccgccctacccactcttgaggacttgcacactgcaagaatcaagacaagggcacggaaaatcctcctggatcccccgcaccctgcccaccacctttttcagccactcccctcaggcagacgctacagatccatacgcaccaaatccagtagacacttaaaacggcttcttccctctagccattaactcctgaAACactcactgacgtagtcactcttcttgcaccacaaaatggtactacaaaactactggttactctaaaatggttcaatgattttgttgtttacgatgatactagtgcagcgtgttatatcagatacaaattccttgtgtgttgtacatacttggccaataaagatgattctgattctgatatacaGGCCTTGGCTGGCTCTCGTGGCATCTTAAGCTCACCCATCGACTCCTAAAGCTATCATTGACGCTGTTGCGCTACTGCATGACGGAATACATAAAATGACGCGGACATTTAGggctaaaaaaattaataagaaATAGCCAGTGCAGAGACCTTTACTACTGTTATGTTTTGGATCCAGTTTATGCTCATTTCCATTAGCATTTTGCATTACAGTATATGCTAGCATTGAGCCGGATTTTCTGGACTGAAATGAtatggtttggttgaacatttcaGCGTTTAAATATATAACGtttgattgtactgtattttattttcgttATCATTTTTCCAGGTCAAATAAAAACTGGGAGTGACAAATAAGCAGCTTGAACCAAGCACGCATGGTCTCTTGGAGATCTTGGCGAGCGAGTGAGAATACTTAAGTGTGTTGAATTACGTTTCATTGTGGTGAAACCGTGTGGAAGGATTAAAGTCGTTTTAATGTCGGAAGTTTTTTCTGTTACCTTTATTCTATTCCCAACGGGTCTGGAATGTATCCCCACGATGAATGTGAGTTTACTGTCAAGTGTGCTACTGcgaaatatccccccccccccgccttgtcCACCCCCCCTGAGATGTCCGGACCCATACAATCCTGATGTTGCGTCAAGCTCTGCCATCTGCACCGGGACAAAAGGCAGAGAGACGGCCGAGTGAGTCCAGGCCCGAGAGGcggtgaccccccccacccccacccctgctcCCACCCTCCGTCGTCAGCCTTCACAATGGCTTCATTGACGGATGGACAAACGAGAGC from the Hippocampus zosterae strain Florida chromosome 5, ASM2543408v3, whole genome shotgun sequence genome contains:
- the mag gene encoding myelin-associated glycoprotein isoform X3; its protein translation is MWCLTLLLPLLLIINDVSSQWNIWVPRDISAMTNTCVVIPCTFMYPSGIRPYRGVHGIWYYGQPYPQLFPPVVFKTRTDVVHESYQGRTKMLGDLQQRNCTLLINSVGPEHSGRYYFRADLGGANVYTFPDFADLKVLEQPNIDVPDEIVSDESLTLTCHAPDNCPDMNPEIQWMYTDYLPDPEFSADDVEEGNTAVRSSTLVFTPRPVHNGQLLGCRVYYPNTTLVYERLVSLDIKYAPRSVWVNVSSEVMEGNSVTLHCEVDSNPPSRISWKFGDQELLWDTASNLSLTVDDVTPAEEGVYTCVGDNGYGAMNTSLYLAVKYPPREPVVNDSLTVLEGASLTLYCSTQGSPPPTLTWLKDGELVGAITADEMSVLELDGITPQGDGQYRCLAENEHGRASSSLNITVEYAPILLAESKCTVVREGVQCVCVASGNPEPTIEFHLPDLNVTINETEGRYNFYTHTDGQTSTGMIKLREKGERTGDGGPAVNVHCSISNVYGRESVILELQQEKKYLMAVIVGTIGGVAVIAFIIAAVRYVGHNNKKENGFPRQDVVLENPALYYSAVKKDKQNLRKKVVRHADDSHDDAKEKTGISNLRALWQAWRGES
- the mag gene encoding myelin-associated glycoprotein isoform X5, whose translation is MWCLTLLLPLLLIINDVSSQWNIWVPRDISAMTNTCVVIPCTFMYPSGIRPYRGVHGIWYYGQPYPQLFPPVVFKTRTDVVHESYQGRTKMLGDLQQRNCTLLINSVGPEHSGRYYFRADLGGANVYTFPDFADLKVLEQPNIDVPDEIVSDESLTLTCHAPDNCPDMNPEIQWMYTDYLPDPEFSADDVEEGNTAVRSSTLVFTPRPVHNGQLLGCRVYYPNTTLVYERLVSLDIKYAPRSVWVNVSSEVMEGNSVTLHCEVDSNPPSRISWKFGDQELLWDTASNLSLTVDDVTPAEEGVYTCVGDNGYGAMNTSLYLAVKYPPREPVVNDSLTVLEGASLTLYCSTQGSPPPTLTWLKDGELVGAITADEMSVLELDGITPQGDGQYRCLAENEHGRASSSLNITVEYAPILLAESKCTVVREGVQCVCVASGNPEPTIEFHLPDLNVTINETEGRYNFYTHTDGQTSTGMIKLREKGERTGDGGPAVNVHCSISNVYGRESVILELQQEKKYLMAVIVGTIGGVAVIAFIIAAVRYVGHNNKKEKTGISNLRALWQAWRGES
- the mag gene encoding myelin-associated glycoprotein isoform X4 yields the protein MWCLTLLLPLLLIINDVSSQWNIWVPRDISAMTNTCVVIPCTFMYPSGIRPYRGVHGIWYYGQPYPQLFPPVVFKTRTDVVHESYQGRTKMLGDLQQRNCTLLINSVGPEHSGRYYFRADLGGANVYTFPDFADLKVLEQPNIDVPDEIVSDESLTLTCHAPDNCPDMNPEIQWMYTDYLPDPEFSADDVEEGNTAVRSSTLVFTPRPVHNGQLLGCRVYYPNTTLVYERLVSLDIKYAPRSVWVNVSSEVMEGNSVTLHCEVDSNPPSRISWKFGDQELLWDTASNLSLTVDDVTPAEEGVYTCVGDNGYGAMNTSLYLAVKYPPREPVVNDSLTVLEGASLTLYCSTQGSPPPTLTWLKDGELVGAITADEMSVLELDGITPQGDGQYRCLAENEHGRASSSLNITVEYAPILLAESKCTVVREGVQCVCVASGNPEPTIEFHLPDLNVTINETEGRYNFYTHTDGQTSTGMIKLREKGERTGDGGPAVNVHCSISNVYGRESVILELQQEKKYLMAVIVGTIGGVAVIAFIIAAVRYVGHNNKKENGFPRQDVVLENPALYYSAVKKDKQNLRKKVVRHADDSHDDANLRQSCWAQSLTPF
- the mag gene encoding myelin-associated glycoprotein isoform X1, translating into MWCLTLLLPLLLIINDVSSQWNIWVPRDISAMTNTCVVIPCTFMYPSGIRPYRGVHGIWYYGQPYPQLFPPVVFKTRTDVVHESYQGRTKMLGDLQQRNCTLLINSVGPEHSGRYYFRADLGGANVYTFPDFADLKVLEQPNIDVPDEIVSDESLTLTCHAPDNCPDMNPEIQWMYTDYLPDPEFSADDVEEGNTAVRSSTLVFTPRPVHNGQLLGCRVYYPNTTLVYERLVSLDIKYAPRSVWVNVSSEVMEGNSVTLHCEVDSNPPSRISWKFGDQELLWDTASNLSLTVDDVTPAEEGVYTCVGDNGYGAMNTSLYLAVKYPPREPVVNDSLTVLEGASLTLYCSTQGSPPPTLTWLKDGELVGAITADEMSVLELDGITPQGDGQYRCLAENEHGRASSSLNITVEYAPILLAESKCTVVREGVQCVCVASGNPEPTIEFHLPDLNVTINETEGRYNFYTHTDGQTSTGMIKLREKGERTGDGGPAVNVHCSISNVYGRESVILELQQEKKYLMAVIVGTIGGVAVIAFIIAAVRYVGHNNKKENGFPRQDVVLENPALYYSAVKKDKQNLRKKVLKTELLGSKFNSILEESTGEDGDFQPAGSLAGMERRELNYAALELGGPREEGGRGRGDDGTSSYAEIKAK
- the mag gene encoding myelin-associated glycoprotein isoform X2 codes for the protein MWCLTLLLPLLLIINDVSSQWNIWVPRDISAMTNTCVVIPCTFMYPSGIRPYRGVHGIWYYGQPYPQLFPPVVFKTRTDVVHESYQGRTKMLGDLQQRNCTLLINSVGPEHSGRYYFRADLGGANVYTFPDFADLKVLEQPNIDVPDEIVSDESLTLTCHAPDNCPDMNPEIQWMYTDYLPDPEFSADDVEEGNTAVRSSTLVFTPRPVHNGQLLGCRVYYPNTTLVYERLVSLDIKYAPRSVWVNVSSEVMEGNSVTLHCEVDSNPPSRISWKFGDQELLWDTASNLSLTVDDVTPAEEGVYTCVGDNGYGAMNTSLYLAVKYPPREPVVNDSLTVLEGASLTLYCSTQGSPPPTLTWLKDGELVGAITADEMSVLELDGITPQGDGQYRCLAENEHGRASSSLNITVEYAPILLAESKCTVVREGVQCVCVASGNPEPTIEFHLPDLNVTINETEGRYNFYTHTDGQTSTGMIKLREKGERTGDGGPAVNVHCSISNVYGRESVILELQQEKKYLMAVIVGTIGGVAVIAFIIAAVRYVGHNNKKENGFPRQDVVLENPALYYSAVKKDKQNLRKKVGEDGDFQPAGSLAGMERRELNYAALELGGPREEGGRGRGDDGTSSYAEIKAK